The following proteins come from a genomic window of Dermacentor albipictus isolate Rhodes 1998 colony chromosome 8, USDA_Dalb.pri_finalv2, whole genome shotgun sequence:
- the PolG2 gene encoding DNA polymerase subunit gamma-2 — MAPAADLQVLYTAAKELVDSESSFGLLLNSKSSKALFPDRPSQSQRAVTLEQLLFFPASGEETRWLTYWQRQRLRWWRQLSRRPWAFQLEQTGSQESYVVHAESGPLERLWSQGRIVASAGSLETAAEAFLRDAHQEGPLGQVLSLHPGLAPFQAAIATSGGVASLKPLAQLLQRQLRGTLAIYSNPSLGSSTPLDKQLARFDEMGVVVVVILDETTLKTGVAHVRHRDTGLKEQVHVTDVHRRLPLCLQTAESSS, encoded by the exons ATGGCACCAGCTGCTG ACCTACAGGTGCTGTACACTGCCGCCAAAGAGCTGGTGGATTCGGAGTCTTCCTTCGGACTTCTGCTGAACAGCAAGAGTAGCAAGGCCTTGTTTCCGGACCGACCATCACAGAGCCAGCG GGCAGTTACGCTGGAGCAGCTGCTGTTCTTTCCCGCTTCTGGAGAGGAAACTCGGTGGCTGACTTACTGGCAACGGCAGCGACTGCGTTGGTGGCGACAG CTTTCCCGGCGCCCGTGGGCATTCCAGCTGGAGCAGACGGGGTCCCAAGAGTCGTACGTCGTTCACGCAGAGTCCGGGCCCCTGGAGCGGCTCTGGAGCCAAGGGCGCATAGTTGCGTCTGCCGGTAGCCTTGAAACAGCTGCAGAAGCGTTCTTGAGGGACGCCCACCAAGAGGGGCCCCTGGGGCAG GTGCTCTCACTACATCCGGGCCTCGCTCCGTTCCAAGCAGCCATAGCTACGTCAGGGGGCGTGGCTTCCCTGAAGCCATTGGCCCAGCTGCTACAAAGGCAGTTACGGGGAACGCTGGCCATCTACTCCAACCCCAGCCTGGGCAGCTCAACACCACTCGACAAGCAGCTGGCTAG GTTTGACGAAAtgggtgtggtggtggtggtgatctTGGATGAGACGACGTTGAAAACTGGTGTTGCCCACGTTCGTCACCGAGATACAGGCCTGAAG
- the LOC139049313 gene encoding GPI inositol-deacylase-like, protein MKFYFGVKALVGLCALVLLFTGFIDVLTINWAKNECEMTYMFELPEYIPIKLSKEVQQKYPRYRLVVYGEGVYARQLRRGHLRGVPVLFVPGNAGSYQQVRSIGTVLLRKAEYEGLPYRFDVFATDFQGELSGLYGPLLRDQIGFLHECIRTIRRLYKSTPNASLVVLGHSMVRPLPGDPRGTQYGGVVARSLFTLDDFEPDSVSLIMSYATPHHSAE, encoded by the exons ATGAAGTTCTACTTCGGCGTGAAAGCGCTTGTGGGACTGTGCGCGTTGGTGTTGCTATTCACCGGCTTCATCGATGTGCTAACAATCAACTGGGCGAAGAACGAGTGCGAAATGACCTACATGTTTGAATTGCCCGAATACATA CCCATAAAACTAAGTAAAGAAGTGCAGCAGAAGTACCCCAGGTACCGCCTTGTTGTCTATGGAGAAGG GGTCTACGCCCGTCAGCTACGGAGGGGCCACCTTCGCGGCGTGCCGGTCCTGTTCGTGCCGGGCAATGCCGGCAGCTACCAGCAGGTGCGCTCCATCGGTACAGTGCTGTTGCGCAAGGCTGAGTACGAGGGCTTGCCGTACCGCTTCGACGTGTTCGCCACCGACTTCCAGGGCGAGCTGTCGGGTCTCTATGGACCGCTGCTGCGGGACCAGATCG GGTTTCTGCACGAGTGCATCCGCACCATTCGCCGCCTGTACAAGTCCACGCCCAATGCGAGCCTGGTCGTCCTCGGTCACTCCATGGTGCGTCCTCTCCCTGGTGACCCGAGAGGGACTCAATAT GGTGGTGTGGTGGCACGGTCCCTGTTCACGCTGGATGACTTTGAGCCTGACAGCGTGTCTTTAATCATGAGCTATGCCACGCCTCACCACAGTGCCG AGTAG